Part of the Paenibacillus aurantius genome, CAAGCGCATAGACCGCCCGGACGGCCTGCCGCGCCGCGCGCTTGGCGTGAAAGGGCGCACCGGATAGAGCTATCTCCCGAAACCGGCCGGACTGTTCGTCGTGGGGACGAAAAGCAGGGCCATCGTGATGGGGAAGCTTCTTCTCAAACAAACCGATTGCCCGTGTGTCGAAAACCGGCACCACGTATTGATAGTGAAAGGGCTCCTCCTTCCCTCTCTTCCTATCCACGGTGCGGATTCCTTCCTGTGTCAGCAGAGCGGCGACGGTCCTCGCCTGCTCCGCCCGAAGCACCGGCCGGATTCTTCCGATGATCTTCGTTTCCGGAGGCTCGGGCGCCGTCTTTCCCCATCGGATGACAATGGTACCGCTTCCGGCCTCCGGTGGCCGGGTTCCCTGCTTGACGGTAAGCCGGTCAAGCAAACTCGCCAACCCGGGCTCTCCTCCATGCAGAAAGAATATGCTCATTTCCATCCCCCTCCACGTCGGCGCCCCCTGGGTCCATCGCCGAGGAGGGAAGCCGCAATACATCCGCATAGCGAAAAAGAGGGCATCTGCCCTTAAGCAAAAGCCCTTTCTTCCGCATACCTTATGGTATAATCCTTGCTCTTAGGAAAGCTCATCCTCCAGGAGATCGAGGTCCAAATCCTCGAAGTCTCCGTCGCCGCTGTCAAAATCAAGGCTTTTGTCTTCCAGGTCATCCAAGCCTTTCGGATTCACGACCACGGTTACCTTGGTCTCCGCGACCAGCTCCACCTGGAATTCGCGTTCGACCCGGAGAACGACTCCGTCGCCGCGGGAGGATACGCTTGCTTCCACACAGTTTGGCTCCTGGGTGGAAACCGCCGACACTTCCGCGGTGGACGACTTATGTCTTTTGTCTAGATAAGTGAGCGGAACGACGTCCACGTACGAAATGGTTTCCTTCGCGACATCTGTTTTGGTGTTCTTGTCGTAGGAATACCAGATGTTGACGTCATAAGTACCGATGACCTCGACCCCTTCCGATGATCTAACCGCTTCATACTGGTTATTGATAATCCATGCACCCAGGATGCTGGTTGGAGCGTTCGGCGGAGTGACGGTATGGCTCACCTGACTGAATTTACGTCCTTTGCCGCATACAGCCTTCGTTAATATTTCGCGATATTGCAAATCTTTATCTGCGATAGACATGTTTCAACCTCCTCCATACAATCATTCTTTTAAATTGTATGCAGGACATGGGCGAATGTTGATACCACGACAGAAAGCGGGGACAAATATTTTTTGCTCCGCGTCTGAGGTGCGCGGCCTGAAGTTGCCTTACGCCCGGCGTCCCTTGCCGGCATCCGGCTGTTCGGCCTCTTCTCTTCTCGGTTTCTTTCGGGCCTTGGCGACGGATAGATAGGTTCTAAGTTCGAGACAAAGCTGCAGCAAAGCCGACCGCACCTCGAATTCAGGCCGGGTTTCGGGCAGCGGCATCCGCTGAAAGTCGCGCTCCAGCTCATCCAGCTTACGCTCCACATTGCCCGCGTAGTACTCGCTTCGGACATCCCCGCTCAGCTCCTCGAAGAGGGCGGCAATGGACTGTCCGTGCGGAAGGCTCTCGTGGACTTGGGAAACCAGCCCCAGCATCCGCTGGATGGATTCGAGCTGAAGGCTGCGCATGGCAAAATAACGGGGCCATTCCTCCTGCTGCTGAAACAGGCTGTTCTCGGAAGCCGTTCTAGCATGGGACAAGCCATCTCGGATGGAGTCCCCGGCCCTTATAATCTCTTGTCCGTTCCAGATCTGATCCGGGTCGCGAAGATGACGGGCCAGGTGTTCGAAGATCGAGGAGAACGCGGCCTCCGTCCCTTCCTTGGCCTCTTCGAGATTCCGGTACGCCTTCGGCATGTACAACAGATTGATGACGGTTGCCGTGCCGAGTCCCACCGTGAGCAGAAGAACTTCGTTCCACAGCAGGGGAAGGGTCACCTGCCTGGCGGTAAACAGATGTATCATGATAACGGTGCTGGTTACAATTCCATCCTGCAGCTTAAGCTTGGAGAGCACCGGATAAGTAACCACAATAAACACTGCAATTACCCACACCTGGAAACCGAACACGGCAAAAAGCGCCGATCCTAGCAGCAGGCCCAGTATGGAGGCCAGAAGACGGGCGGTGACGCTCTCGAGCCCTTTCTTCTTGGTGACGTCCACTCCGAGAACGGCCAACAGCCCTGCCGAAAGCGCAGAGCTTAGTTGTAGATATTGGGCCAAGTAGATGGCGAGCAAGGCGGCTAATGCGGTTTTGATAACGCGAATTCCCATTCGACCCGTTTCCTCTCCCGTCCGTTCACCGTCTGCGACGGCGTCGGTTTTGGGCTTATTGTAGCATAAGAAAGGACGGGTTATCACTTGACGGGCGAGCGGCGGACCATTTTATCGATGAGGGAAATGAATGCTTTAATGTCGATCGGCTTAGTCACATATTCGGCGAAGCCCGCGGCCAGCCCTTTCTCGATATCATCCGCCATGGCGAACGAGCTTAGGGCGATCACCGGAATCTCTGCCGTTTCCCGGTGATTACGCAAGGCCTCAAGCGCCTCGTACCCGTTCATGCCGGGAAGATGAATGTCCATGAGAATAAGGGCCGGCTGCTCAGAAAGGGCCAGTTCAAGCCCCGCTTCCGCATTCTCAGCGCAAATCAGTTCCATATCCGGCAATGTCCGAAACAAATGAATCATTAGGTCCATGTTCAAACGGTTATCTTCGATACACAATACACGGTACTTGTTCGTTTCTTCCTCCCCCTAAGAACAGGAAAAGCCGAAGAAGGAGCATAGCTCCCTCTTCGGCTCACGTCCGGCTCATGTCACCATGTCCGGTTCATTCCCGCCTGTATTTTAATCCTGGAATGTATATACAATCGCACTGGTATCCAAGGAAAAGTCCCAGTCTACATAAATATCGGATACCGTCTTGCCAAACAGCTCGCCTACCGCGGTTTCTTCAGCAAGATGACGTTTCTCCAGCTTCCTCTTGGTTATCTTCAAATCCTCTTCAAAACCTAGGGAAATGAGCTCTTTCTCGATTTTGATCAGGATTCCCCGCCGCATTACGATAAGCGTTCTGGGATTCATCCAGTAAGAGTTTGTCATTTCGGGCCACTTCTGCACTTCTGCGCTTACCCGGTTAATTTGTTCGTGGAGTTCCTTCTTTCCCTTGTAATCAGGGAACTGCGTAACCCAATCCGAGCCTTTGGCTACCCCTACGATCACCCCGGAGGAATTATAAATTCCCCAATCGTAATATAGCTCTTCTACTTCAAGGCCTAAAGTTTCGCGGATGGAATCGCTCAGTTCCGGCAGCAGGGATTTCATGAGCAGTTCCCGGGTATAACGGAAAGCTTTCTCTTCCTGCTTGCTGAGAAGAAATTTCTCGACGGGTCCGAGAAAATTACGGATATGCAGGGTGACAAAGCAAGAGTCCGAAGATACGTAGACGGACTCCGGTCCTTTGCCGAAACGGTCCCGAAGCTGTTTGCCTAAATAACTTGCCAATTGATTCCTCTGTTCGTTCCCAACCGACAAATGATCCAACCGCCTTTACATGACAATGCTGAGGTTTGTTTAGCCGCCGGCTTTCCTGTCCGGCTGCCCCCTCTATCATATAATATCTCCGCTTATATGACAAATGCTTGTTACATTATTTGGAAGTAATCCATTTTCTTTTTAGTGTTTCACCGAACTTCCTTGTGGTTAATAAGTATTGATTTTGTGTTAAGAAGCAGGTTTGACCGGCAAGAAGGGAGAGCTTGAAATCCATCATGCAAGAGAGCTTAGGTACCGTTGCCGCTGAGAAGAAGGTTTTGCGTATTCTTATAGGGGAAGAGCATGAAATCAACCAGCAGGTTCTTTCCAAGATCGTCCAGTCCCTGGGCTGCATTTCGGAAATCGCCTTTTCGGCAGCCGAACTAGTGGAGACTTGCTCGAAGGAGCCTTTCGATTATGTCCTTTTGGACCTCGAGCTGTTGAGCAGGAACAGCCTGACCGTTGCCGAGATCGTGCAAGCGGCTCGTCTCGGGAATCCGTCTGTTTCCCTAGTTGTTCTGACATCCGACCCTGGTTATGCCGATAAACAAAAATGCTTGTCGGCCGGAGCCGTGGATTATGTAGAGAAACCGCTGAGAAGAGAACGAATTCAGAAAATTCTCGTAAACGGGGACTTGTGAAGCCGGATTGCCTTTAGAGAGAAAAAGCATAAGCATAGGGTGTTCCGTCCTGCGGCACACTAACTCCCGGTACGATAACCGTCCGAGGAGGATAGAACATGACGAACACCTACAACAATAGCAAGCATGACGGGGACGGGGAAACCCACCGTCCTCCAACGGTTGACCGGGGAGAGCTCCGGAACGGCCGGTTGAGTCAGATCAAAAATTATAACGCGGACGAGGACAGCCAGCCGAACGAATTCTATTCTGAATTAGACGAAGAATAGCAGCGCTGTCATGACGGCTCGAAGCCCCCTGCCTTCCATTGAGGCGGGGGGCTTCGCGTTGTAAAGGAGGTGAGGGGAAAGGAAGCTGGACGACGGCGGCTCTACGCTCAGCGCCTGCCTCCGATCAGCTTTCCCTCCAAATAGACCACCGCCTGGTACATGACGGCGGCGACCAGTGCGATAATAAACAGGCTGCCGATGACTAGCGTGAAGTTGAACACCTGGAAACCATATATGATCAGATAGCCCAGCCCCTCTTTGGACACCAGGAACTCCCCTACAATGACTCCGATCCACGCCAGCCCCACATTGACCTTTAGGGTCGAGACGATAGCGGGAAAGGCGGCCGGAAGCACCACCTTGCGGAAAACCGCCGCGCGGTTTCCTCCGAACAGCCTGACGACTTTAATATAATTGGGGTCCACCTCGCGGAAGCTGGAGAAGATGACCAGGGTGGTTACAATAACCGTAACCGACAGGGTAATTCCGATGATGGAGAACAACCCCGGTCCCAAGCCGACGATAAACAGCGGCCCCAAGGCTACCTTAGGCATGCTGTTCAGAACGACGATATAGGGATCGAGCACCTTCTCGAGAAAAGGCGACCACCAGATGACGACGGCCAGAGCCGTCCCGCACAGGGTCCCCAGCAGAAACCCGATCACGGTTTCGGTGACCGTGATTCCGATATGAGGGAGCAGCGAACCGTCCTGCAGCTTCGAGATCAACAAGC contains:
- a CDS encoding outer spore coat protein CotE, with product MSIADKDLQYREILTKAVCGKGRKFSQVSHTVTPPNAPTSILGAWIINNQYEAVRSSEGVEVIGTYDVNIWYSYDKNTKTDVAKETISYVDVVPLTYLDKRHKSSTAEVSAVSTQEPNCVEASVSSRGDGVVLRVEREFQVELVAETKVTVVVNPKGLDDLEDKSLDFDSGDGDFEDLDLDLLEDELS
- a CDS encoding aromatic acid exporter family protein, with protein sequence MGIRVIKTALAALLAIYLAQYLQLSSALSAGLLAVLGVDVTKKKGLESVTARLLASILGLLLGSALFAVFGFQVWVIAVFIVVTYPVLSKLKLQDGIVTSTVIMIHLFTARQVTLPLLWNEVLLLTVGLGTATVINLLYMPKAYRNLEEAKEGTEAAFSSIFEHLARHLRDPDQIWNGQEIIRAGDSIRDGLSHARTASENSLFQQQEEWPRYFAMRSLQLESIQRMLGLVSQVHESLPHGQSIAALFEELSGDVRSEYYAGNVERKLDELERDFQRMPLPETRPEFEVRSALLQLCLELRTYLSVAKARKKPRREEAEQPDAGKGRRA
- a CDS encoding response regulator, with the protein product MCIEDNRLNMDLMIHLFRTLPDMELICAENAEAGLELALSEQPALILMDIHLPGMNGYEALEALRNHRETAEIPVIALSSFAMADDIEKGLAAGFAEYVTKPIDIKAFISLIDKMVRRSPVK
- a CDS encoding Na-translocating system protein MpsC family protein, whose translation is MASYLGKQLRDRFGKGPESVYVSSDSCFVTLHIRNFLGPVEKFLLSKQEEKAFRYTRELLMKSLLPELSDSIRETLGLEVEELYYDWGIYNSSGVIVGVAKGSDWVTQFPDYKGKKELHEQINRVSAEVQKWPEMTNSYWMNPRTLIVMRRGILIKIEKELISLGFEEDLKITKRKLEKRHLAEETAVGELFGKTVSDIYVDWDFSLDTSAIVYTFQD
- a CDS encoding response regulator, whose product is MKSIMQESLGTVAAEKKVLRILIGEEHEINQQVLSKIVQSLGCISEIAFSAAELVETCSKEPFDYVLLDLELLSRNSLTVAEIVQAARLGNPSVSLVVLTSDPGYADKQKCLSAGAVDYVEKPLRRERIQKILVNGDL
- a CDS encoding ABC transporter permease, which codes for MHKEYLSGKRARGRKVLAVQFLILAGFLGLWEAAGRLKWIDVLLFSYPSKVTGLLISKLQDGSLLPHIGITVTETVIGFLLGTLCGTALAVVIWWSPFLEKVLDPYIVVLNSMPKVALGPLFIVGLGPGLFSIIGITLSVTVIVTTLVIFSSFREVDPNYIKVVRLFGGNRAAVFRKVVLPAAFPAIVSTLKVNVGLAWIGVIVGEFLVSKEGLGYLIIYGFQVFNFTLVIGSLFIIALVAAVMYQAVVYLEGKLIGGRR